From the Solanum stenotomum isolate F172 chromosome 4, ASM1918654v1, whole genome shotgun sequence genome, one window contains:
- the LOC125862088 gene encoding protein SAR DEFICIENT 1-like: MATKRFFDDFVDPDSNQPNYKRLRKTPSFASVIKEVVMVNFLDNFCSALEPMLRKVVHEEVESGLRRCSRSIGRSPSLRIKTLEPSNLRLIFNKKLSLPIFTNSKIMDSDGQYPLQLLLVDATGDCLVPTTLATPIKIEIVVLDGDFPSGENWTHEEFNKNIVKERAGKRPLVTGELNITMRDGVASLGDLEFTDNSSWIRSRRFRIGAKVVHIGNGQNSIRIMEAMTDSFMVKDHRGELYKKHYPPALGDDVWRLEKIGKDGTFHKKLTSHGIKTVQDFLKLANIDPHKIRRILGNGMSEKMWEVTYRHAKTCEMGTKSYIARGPNYILILNPICQVIRAIINGQICHSRELRGIQRSYIENLVRNAFTNWSSLEEVDGGLQVNEPTALLTEGERVVHHQNAYPRSALLTAAGGSIECSDWIVNQAHICLPIESSSEEELHYL; encoded by the exons ATGGCAACCAAAAGATTCTTTGATGACTTTGTTGATCCTGACTCCAATCAACCAAATTACAAACGTCTAAGAAAAACACCTTCTTTTGCTTC TGTGATTAAAGAAGTGGTGATGGTGAATTTCTTAGATAACTTTTGTTCAGCCTTGGAACCCATGCTCCGAAAAGTG GTGCATGAAGAGGTTGAAAGTGGACTAAGAAGATGTTCTAGATCAATAGGAAGATCACCTTCATTAAGAATCAAAACACTTGAACCATCAAACCTACGTttaatattcaacaaaaaactTTCTCTACCAATTTTCACCAATAGCAAAATTATGGATTCAGATGGTCAATACCCTCTCCAGCTCCTACTTGTAGACGCGACTGGTGATTGCCTAGTTCCAACCACCTTAGCTACCCCGATTAAAATCGAGATCGTGGTGCTAGATGGAGACTTTCCTAGTGGAGAAAATTGGACACATGAAGAGTTCAATAAGAATATAGTTAAAGAAAGGGCAGGAAAAAGACCTTTGGTTACTGGTGAACTTAATATTACTATGAGAGATGGTGTTGCTTCTCTTGGTGATCTTGAATTTACTGATAATTCTAGTTGGATTCGAAGCCGGAGATTTCGTATCGGTGCAAAAGTGGTTCACATAGGAAATGGTCAAAATTCGATACGAATAATGGAAGCCATGACTGATTCTTTTATGGTTAAAGATCATCGCGGAGAAT tgtaTAAGAAGCATTATCCACCAGCATTAGGAGATGATGTGTGGCGTCttgaaaaaattggaaaagatgGAACTTTTCACAAGAAGCTAACTTCACATGGCATAAAGACAGTACAAGATTTTCTCAAGTTGGCCAATATTGACCCACATAAAATAAGAAGG ATACTTGGAAATGGAATGTCGGAGAAAATGTGGGAAGTAACATATAGACATGCAAAAACTTGTGAGATGGGAACTAAATCATACATAGCTAGAGGACCAAACTACATTCTTATCCTCAATCCAATATGTCAAGTTATTAGAGCAATTATTAATGGACAAATTTGTCATAGTAGAGAATTAAGAGGAATTCAAAGG TCTTATATTGAGAATTTGGTGAGGAATGCCTTCACAAATTGGAGTTCTTTAGAAGAAGTTGATGGTGGCCTGCAAGTCAATGAACCTACAGCTTTACTCACTGAAG GAGAACGAGTGGTGCATCATCAAAATGCCTATCCTAGGAGTGCACTTTTGACTGCAGCAGGTGGATCAATTGAGTGTAGTGATTGGATTGTTAACCAAGCACACATTTGCTTACCTATTGAATCTTCTTCTGAAGAGGAATTACattatttatga